DNA sequence from the Nicotiana tomentosiformis chromosome 3, ASM39032v3, whole genome shotgun sequence genome:
atgttattttttgtgtttttttattttttgcgcGAGTGAGTTCATATGATGGTTTTctacttgtgtggatatttgtttcGGATCCCCGAGGGTTCAGGTGAGATTCTCATGTATTTCGGATTGGATTAAACTCATTTTGGGTTGCTGGTGTGTTTGGTGCtgtagttatcgcaattgcgagcaccagccttgCAATTGTGAAGTGAAAAGTGGGGGACCAGTTATCGCAACTGAGATGCCCCACTCGTAATTTTGAAGATAGGCTAGTCTAGGtaggatcgcatttgcgacatttttAGTCACATTTGCGAAGGGAACAGGATTCGAAAATGCGAGCCCAATGTCGCACTTATGACTTTGCCTTATGAGCCATCAGGacccgcaattgcgagggtttgtAATTGCGAAATCAGTGATCGCCACATCTGCAACTCATCAAAGGGCTGAAAAGTCGTGATTTCatctcattttctctcatttttgaatccTAGGTTCAATATTAGGCAATTTAGAGAGGGGATTTTTACCTACAATCATTAGGTAAGTAGTTTTAAtgaatttataattatatttcatgattatacatgatattcaacatcaaatttatgagaattaaaATGAAATTTTGCGGATTTTTGtctaagttttgaaaaataaaaattttgatttTGAGAGTCGAATAGAACTCGAATTTGAAAACACTTGGACTCGAGTAATGACCGAGCAAGTCCATGGTTGACTTTTATTGGCTTTtggggaatttggggtcgtcacaagttggtatcagagctctaggttcataggtgttacgagtcaaaAGCAAGAGTAGTAGAGTCTTGGGgaatcggtacaaagacgtctgtacttatcttcgagaggatacagaACTGCTAggaaatttcgaagtacttaagtataaagcccgataaaatttgcaaagcaaataatatttcatggtgccggactaggcttacgtgtttgaggattgtataaattcttcgcGACGAGCTTGCTCGCCGTGGCTCGGacttttttgggttgaacaatgcaccgaaaagtaaaggaaaatttttggcgaaaaagtgcatttctgcggttcattatgcgaccgcagaaccactctgcggatcgcataatggccgcagagtgaggcagttaattgggtcagttggaagcaactatgcggtcgactatgcgaccgcataactattatgcggtgcattatgctacCGCATAATAGTTGTGCGGAAcgtatagtgaccgcatacacagataattcttttggctattttgtaaccaattatgcgaccgatatgcggtccgcatatcggttatgcgatcgcataccttgttctggagcattatttttgggttttaaaaacccgaccctatttcgttaaatacactctttgggccatttttgagacataatctgatattttagagtgagagagagtgccctagagtgagaaggtgttcttcaataatttttctttaattcttgctcaagttttggaagattaagaagggatgactaggtcttcatcctagaggtaagattctacaccctaaaccctaatttcaaaattttctgaaaatgggtaactaacaagataatttttgggcatgagagttatttattttacatgcatgtgttatcaaagggtgtagaaagattgttgagctaaacaaaatggtaaatattgggttgtgggatgatggaattctccataaaagaaccttggaaccttaatgcacacttagtgtttgataaaatgctcaaatgagctcgaaccatgatcatcttcctaattttgattcaatttgttatatttctataatagattgaagtttctaagaattccggaacatttagagtgtaaggaagctcaagtgaggtatgttggctaaacgcttctcttagaattgaatcccacgatattcatgtaaattatgtaagtcccgagtgattcattatgagactggtcattccgagtaagattgggttgaaagatatatattcaacaagcatcctaaatgctttattcatgttatgttaccaattaaggatgtgttaaaatacgggctgtgcattaataatgtttcgactttaagtcaagttcaaatgaaggctattatgccaaattttgtgaaatatctctatgtgccttagactctaaattgctcacatgtgtactacacaccttgatttgagttgtatttgttattgatgatgataatgatatttgaaattgataaggtgagcatgaaatactgaatatggccaacgtgctaagagtgatcttataattatggccattagtgccaatgaaatgaaaagatgtgaaagtaatatgaaatgcgatgattgatacaaaaaggttgatgtctcaaataagacagcctagccagtcgagtcgtgatcggacaccatgccgcacacatggtggtgattttgctggaaattgtaattgaaattgtgattgtggtcgatgtccctaatggatatcctagccgatcgggtcgtgatcggactccgtattaaagatggtggtattgatattgagagaaattatggttgatgtctctactgagatagcctagccgatcgggtcgtgatcggactccatgctaagagtacggttgtactggttttgtgaataatggtatttgtgaatagtggtattgttatggtgaataatggtagtggtattgtggacaatggtatatcgatactaaaattctcccaatgtgagatatggaaactaatttgaacattgtcttgatcctaaattgaggtttgatgttgattaaggctttcattgatattatgataatattgtttgtattatttgtcattctattgagaggatgtttagttatacatactagtgttattcgacggtactaacgtcccttttgccgggggcgctgtatctttcaatggatgcaggtggttccacaacaggagatattgatcagtgatagtagtgcactttcttcccagctgacttggtgagccccacttcatcccgaggtcatgtatcttttgtactttgtgtattcggtttgaggtatagatggggccttgttgccggcattatcattgtactcttctttatctatagaggctccgtagacatagtgtgggttgtgtattggtgctgggggaagacaaactatgttatgttatggatgtattacttgtccatttgagactttaaaaatgatgaaactattggaaatgaattggtattgtagacatgaacacattttcgtctaataaatgataatatgtattatctctattcatggatgagtttgggtagaatgaaatctaacaggcttgctcggtcgggttcactcggttgagcgccggtcgcgctcctcggttttgggttgtgacaggcACATCTACTGAGGATGCGCATggctttctagagaagtgccactaTATTCTCCGtattatgggtattgtggaggtgaacggagtttcttttactatatttcagctgtTAGGAGCAGCGTATAGGTGGTGGCTGGCTTGcgaggagggtaggccagctgatgtagccccactcacttgggcttagttttcagagttatttttgagagagtatgttccccagacccttcgggatgaaTGGCGCAttgagtttgagcagttgcgtcaggggaCTATGtcggtgtcagagtatgctatcaGATTTAGTAAGTTGTCctgacatgcacctgccttggtttccaaagtcagagagcgagttcgcAGATTCATCGAGGGACTCAATTATTGTCTTAGATTCAGCagggctcgagagttggagacggaTATTCCATTTCAAAAGATGGTATAGATCGCTCGGAGGTTTGAGGGTATGCAGGGccgagagagagaggacagggaggccaaaaggcctcgaggtactagaggatttagtggtggccacgCCGCAATTTGAGTCCATCATGGCATAGGATATGTGATATGGCCAGTTCATTCATCACTTCCAGCTACTAGTGGTGCTCCATCTATTTCAAGATCTCAAGTTGCCCATTATGCACAGCCATTTTTCTAGTGCACCTATTGCATAGGGTGCCTTTAGCGATtagtccagccgaccaggccaTAGTCAGCTTCAGCAGTCATGcccaccgagagcttgttttgagtgtggggataccatacatatggtgagggattaccGCAGAATTAGGAGgtgtgcacctccatagactacaTAGGCTCCATGGATTCCACAGGTTCCACAAGGTTCACAGGCCGTGGTTGCTgctccagttgccgctccacctaTACCACCAGCTAGGGATGGAGGccaggcgggtagaggtcgccATATATGGGGAGGCCTGGCTCGTTTATATGCTTTTCCTGGTAGGACGGAGGAGGTTGCATCAGATTttgtcatcacatgtattgttctagtctgtcatgaggatgcatcagtcttatttgatccatgttccacttattcatatgtatcatcttactttgctccgtatttagatatatctcgtgattctttgagtgctcctgtatatgAGTCCATGCCCGTGGGatattctattgttgtggattgCATTTATCGGTCGTGTCTAGTCATTATTGATGGTTATGAGACCATAGTTGATCGATTGTTACACAGTATGGTGGACTTTAATGTGaccttgggcatggattggttgttaccctatcacgctattctcgattgtcacgccaagactatgGCATTGGCTATGGTAGGTTTGCCAttgttggagtggaggggtacattggattatattcctaccAGGGTTGTGTCCTTTTTAAAGGCACATCGGATTGTTCAGAAGTGGTGTgaagcatatctagcctttgcgagggatgtcagtgctgatactcctatcaTTGAGTCAGTTCCGGGAGAGATTTCCCAAATGTGTTCCCAGGAGACATACCGAGCATGACTcccgatagggatatcaattttggtattgacctgcTGCCGGACAcacatcccatttctattccaacaTCTTCAAGAATTTCTTGATAATAGTTTAATCCGGacgagtgtttcaccttggggtgctctaaTTCAGTTTGTGAAGAAGatggatggtactatgcggatgtgtattgattataggcagctgaacaaagttacagtcaaCAACAGGCACCCACtaccatgcattgatgacttgtttgttTCGGCTTCATGGttccagagtgttctccaagattgatttgaggtcaatgtatcatcaactgaagattcgggatcagGACATCCCGAAGATTGCTTTCAAAAGATGGTATGGTCACTACAAGTTTCTtctgatgtcatttgggctgaccaatgccccagcagcatttatgcacttgatgaacagtgtattctagccatatcttgattcctttgtcattgtgtttattgacgtcATCTTTGTGTGTTCTCGctgccgggaggatcatgagaagcatttgaggatcatgctccaaaccttgagggagaagaagttatatgcaaaattctccaatTGTGAGTTCTGGTTTGATTCGGTGGAATTATTGGTTCATGTGGTGTCTAGTAAGAGGTTTAAGGTAGATCCGAATGCGATTGTGGCAGTTTAGAGTTATCCTTGACCGTCTTCAGCttctgagattcggagtttccttggtttggctggatATTATCGTTGTTTCATAGAGGTTTGTCATtcattgctgcacctttgactagatcgacctagaagggtgctccgttcagttggtccgacgagtgtgaggcgatCTTTTAGGAGCTCAAGATTGCATTTACCActgccccagtgttggtgttacctTCGGGTTctgggtcttacactgtgtattatgatgtgtcacgtattgggcttggcatggtgttgatgcaagacggtagggtaattgcctatgcaTCTCAGCGGTTGatagttcatgagaagaattacccggtgcacgacttagaattggtagctattgttcatgcattgaagatttagaggcactatctgtacggtattccatgtgaggtctataccaacTATCGGAGTCCCCAGCATCTGTTCAATCATAAGGACCTTATTTTATGgcaacggagatggttagagttgctgaaagactgtgatatcactattctatatcatctcgagaaggccaatatggtggtcgatgcctaaGTAGAAAGGCTGAgaatatgggtagtttggcatatttaccggtagtagagaggccactagccatgtatgttcaggctttggccaatcaatttAAGAGactggatgtttcagagcctagtcggggtCTTGCTTATATGGTTTCTCGGTAttccttatatgagcgcatcagagcgcgtcagtatgacgaaccccattttcttgtccttaaggatacaatgCAGCACGACGATGCTAAGGAGGTTTCTATtcgagatgatggggtgttgcagatgcagggccggatatgtgtgcccaatatagatgggttgtgtaagttgatccttgaggaggcccacagtttgcagtatttcattcatctgggtgctgccaagatgtatcaggatttaagGAAGCATtgttggtggagaagaatgaagaatgatatagtatagtttgtggctcggtgcttgaactgtcacaggtgaagtacgagcattagaggttAGGCGGCTTGCTTCATAgacttgagattccggagtgaaagtgggagcgtattaccatggatctcgttgttgggctcccatggactttgaagatATTTGACgcagtgtgggttattgtggataggcttaccaagtctgcacacttcattctggttgtgactacctattcttcatagcAACTGGCttagatctatatccgtgagattgttgcCAGTGTCCATTATCTTCGATCGAGGCACatcacatcgcatttttggagagtcgtACAACGTGTGTTAGGCATACACGTTAAGTTGAGTACATTATTTCACCACCAGacagatgggcagtccgagcgcaccattaggatcttggaggatatactacatgcctgtgttatggatttcaagGGTTCATGGAATCATGTTCTACggcttgcggagttttcttacaacaacagccacaaatcgagtattcaaatggctccgtatgtgGCCTTATATGGGAAGCTGTCTTGTTCTCTAGTTGTTTGGTTTGATTCGAGAGAGGCTatgttgttgggcactgatttttTCCGGGATGCATTGGAGAAAGTCAAGTAGAGTCAGGATCGATTTTGTATagcacagtctagatagaagagttatgctgatcggagggctcgtgatgtagcattcatggtgggagaGAGGGCTTTGCttcaggtttcacccatgaagggtgtgataagatttaggaagaagggcaagttgggcCCTATGTATACTGGACcgtttgagatccttgagagagttggtgaggtggcctatagacttgcATTACCACCCAGCCTATCGGCAGTTCACCCAGTGTTCCATGActtcatgctccgaaagtattatggtgattcgTCCTACGTATTATATTCTAGCTCAGTCCAATTTAACAAGAtttacttatgttgaggagccgatggctatctAGGACAGACAGGTCCGGAGGTTGACGtcaaagaaaatggcttcagtaaaggttcaatggAAGGGTCATCCGGTAGAGGAGGCGATCTGGGAGACCGTACACGACATGTAGAGTCGTTATTCCTACATTTTCGTCATATCAGGTACGTCTCTATGCACGTTCGAGCCGTGTTTTCCCTATTTATGCTTAACACATGTGTATTTAtgtttttatgacttgcgggtttTGGGtcgatttggaccctttggttcttggtttagaagactaagttgaaaatgttgacccaCGGTTTGCTTTGGTGAAAACAACT
Encoded proteins:
- the LOC138907647 gene encoding uncharacterized protein translates to MGSLAYLPVVERPLAMYVQALANQFKRLDVSEPSRGLAYMVSRYSLYERIRARQYDEPHFLVLKDTMQHDDAKEVSIRDDGVLQMQGRICVPNIDGLCKLILEEAHSLQYFIHLGAAKMYQDLRKHCWWRRMKNDIV